The sequence NNNNNNNNNNNNNNNNNNNNNNNNNNNNNNNNNNNNNNNNNNNNNNNNNNNNNNNNNNNNNNNNNNNNNNNNNNNNNNNNNNNNNNNNNNNNNNNNNNNNNNNNNNNNNNNNNNNNNNNNNNNNNNNNNNNNNNNNNNNNNNNNNNNNNNNNNNNNNNNNNNNNNNNNNNNNNNNNNNNNNNNNNNNNNNNNNNNNNNNNNNNNNNNNNNNNNNNNNNNNNNNNNNNNNNNNNNNNNNNNNNNNNNNNNNNNNNNNNNNNNNNNNNNNNNNNNNNNNNNNNNNNNNNNNNNNNNNNNNNNNNNNNNNNNNNNNNNNNNNNNNNNNNNNNNNNNNNNNNNNNNNNNNNNNNNNNNNNNNNNNNNNNNNNNNNNNNNNNNNNNNNNNNNNNNNNNNNNNNNNNNNNNNNNNNNNNNNNNNNNNNNNNNNNNNNNNNNNNNNNNNNNNNNNNNNNNNNNNNNNNNNNNNNNNNNNNNNNNNNNNNNNNNNNNNNNNNNNNNNNNNNNNNNNNNNNNNNNNNNNNNNNNNNNNNNNNNNNNNNNNNNNNNNNNNNNNNNNNNNNNNNNNNNNNNNNNNNNNNNNNNNNNNNNNNNNNNNNNNNNNNNNNNNNNNNNNNNNNNNNNNNNNNNNNNNNNNNNNNNNNNNNNNNNNNNNNNNNNNNNNNNNNNNNNNNNNNNNNNNNNNNNNNNNNNNNNNNNNNNNNNNNNNNNNNNNNNNNNNNNNNNNNNNNNNNNNNNNNNNNNNNNNNNNNNNNNNNNNNNNNNNNNNNNNNNNNNNNNNNNNNNNNNNNNNNNNNNNNNNNNNNNNNNNNNNNNNNNNNNNNNNNNNNNNNNNNNNNNNNNNNNNNNNNNNNNNNNNNNNNNNNNNNNNNNNNNNNNNNNNNNNNNNNNNNNNNNNNNNNNNNNNNNNNNNNNNNNNNNNNNNNNNNNNNNNNNNNNNNNNNNNNNNNNNNNNNNNNNNNNNNNNNNNNNNNNNNNNNNNNNNNNNNNNNNNNNNNNNNNNAACTTTTAAATTAATAaagaataaagtatatttttatttttgaagtttgttaaaaaaaatttaaatatttttaaattttatgttattttaattGTTCCAAAAAATTTTAAGCATCTAgtggctaattttttaaaaaatttaggatTAATTTAACAATAATTCACAAGAACAACCTTCAAGGCTTCAACACAAGTAAATCAGACATAGTTGTCATGTATTATTATCGAATTAGTCTTAAACTTTCTAAAAATTTAGTTATAAGGGATATAtttgattcaaataaaaaaattcaaaaacaaaattgaaataaaataaatttaaaaatatttttaaaaattttgacaaattttagagataaaaattatactttacaGCCTGATTAGAAACTTTTAATAGTATATAGGAATTGAATTCTAATATTTGGAATGAATTAGTAAAACtataaaattgaattgaattccagtATTTAGAATGCTTAACAAATAAAAAGTTTTATAATAgataacttttattttttattaatataatatcatatttaaataataaaatattcagATGTATTGACAAATATTTAATGTCATTAATCTAAATTAAACACATAAAATCTATATGTGTGAATAATTTTTATAGATTTACATAATAGACcctttcaaaatatatatatattaagtgacttgaagaaaaaagaagggaaagaaagagaATGGTAAGAGAAGAAAGGGTGATGGTGTAGGACGCTAGAGAGGAAGAAAGGTATGAGATGATGGGCATGAAAGTGGGGATGCATATACGGCGTCGTTTTGGTCATTAAAGATTAATTTGTCCTTCAACAATTTGTTCTCCATCCACTTCAACAACTGTAACGACATCACTCTCCACCCCTCCACCTCAGCAATTTCCATTACTGTTTTGAGTACCAATTCCACGGAAGGATTTAATTATCACGGAATTTACATGGTGAGGGATCGAAATGTATTTTCCAATTTTAAGGGACTAAAATGTCTGCGTCTTAAaaggttagggacctatttgtcctttaccCTATTTTTTATCCTGGTTTACGGAACATGTCTATATAACACATCAaactattgattttttttattaagtgTCAATTAGAATTGATAGATATTTTTTTTGTTCGGACCTCGTTATATTTTGGAGTAATTATTAGGGGTCGTTAgaatttttctctatttttattattttttatatatattgacTAAATTACTGCATAAAATAATATGTGCAAAGTCTGCACAAGTAACTACTTATCTAACCGTCTACAACTGACACCTTTTTCATTTAACACCTCAAAAACAAAAAGGTTATGAAaagagagaaacaaaaaaaaaaggtagaATTATAGTGTTATCTACTTATCTTGGCCCTGAAAGTTGAACCCCACGGAGAAAAGCTTCAGTGTTAGTATCTGATGGTGCTGATGAAGAAGTTCCAGCCTCACTAGTTGACATAGAAAAAGGAATTGAGTGAATGTTAGATCCTAATGGAGAAAATCTTGATGGTGGCTTAGGAACAGTGCAAAGACCTTCAAGCATTTGCACAACTTTGCTCATTGAAGGCCTTAGATTCATGTCTTCTTGTATGCACCACAATGCAACTTTGATTGCAATGTCTACCCTCTCATCATCTTCATATGCTTTCAATTCTGAATCAACAATGTCTCTTAGTTTCCCTTCTTCCATCATCTTGAATGTAAAATATGGGAAATAGGATTTCTCCGAGCTTTCGGCCGGATCATAGTTTTTCCGGCCGCCAATTATCTCTAACAAAACCATACCATAGCTGTATACATCACTCTTCTCTGATATGGCGTAGTTTGTTATCCACTCAGGGGCGAGATACCCTCGAGTCCCCCTTAGTGTTGTGAAAACATGGCTTTGTTCGCGCGTCATGAGCTTAGCTAGACCAAAATCTGAAACTTTGGCATTGAAGTTCTCATCTAGAAGCACATTTTCTGGTTTGATATCACAATGAACAATCTTTGAGTCACAATCTTCATGAAGGTATGCGAGTCCTTTCGCAGTTCCAAGCGCTATATTGAACCTTGTGTCCCAATCCAATGAAAATTCTGCATTGTTTTTGTTGAATATCCATTTATCCAAGGAGCCATTAGCCATGTACTCATAAGCAAGAAGCCGGTGAGTTCCTTCGGCGCAAAATCCTTTAAGCCGAACCAGATGGTGATGATGAATGCTACCAATTATGCTAACTTCAGCTCTGAACTCTCTCTTCCCCTGGCCAATTCCTTCCAACTTTTTCACAGCTAGTTCTGTTCCATTTGGTAGGACTCCTTTGTAAACCGAGCCGAaacccccttgcccaagcttctCAGAGAAGTTATTAGTCGCGATTTCAAGATCATTGTAGCCAGAGCGAATTGGCATGCCAGTTAAGTTCTCCAAGAAAGTGTCACCATCCGAATTCTCTTGGGGAGTCTCGGCTGAATGTTCACTTTTCTTGTAGTATCTTAGGCCAAGAAAGATCATACCAGAAATAACAAGCAATGTTAAAACCACAATTATCACAACAATCACGGTTTGCTTATTACTATTTCCACCATCACCTTTGTCAGTGCCACCATCCCTGGAGACCTTAATGTAAGAGACAAAACCAGTATCCTTATCGGACTTCTCAAAGCTTCCAATCCAATCCAATAGAAAACAACTTCTTGAACTTTCTTGGAAGAACATAGCAAGGCATGAACAATTTTCACTGCAGGAAGTCTTGCAACCAATCAGATCAGTTCTCGAAAAGGGTGGAAGGAACCCGAGCGCAAAGTAGTTTAGTCCATCGTCCGCCTTAACTAGCTCAATTGCACCTTTCGAGTTACAAGGAGAGGCAAAACCCGGTTTGCAATTAGGCCTAGAGCTTAGAACAGAAGGACAGCTGCACTTTCTGTCACCGGTGCAT is a genomic window of Arachis ipaensis cultivar K30076 chromosome B06, Araip1.1, whole genome shotgun sequence containing:
- the LOC107605362 gene encoding LOW QUALITY PROTEIN: G-type lectin S-receptor-like serine/threonine-protein kinase SD2-5 (The sequence of the model RefSeq protein was modified relative to this genomic sequence to represent the inferred CDS: inserted 1 base in 1 codon), coding for MAKNWSQFNVNMDTFFCLGILLQCEIVFASIQRVGKVFPGLEGSQMNWVDRDGKFLVSNNKEFTFGFDRTQXDRFVFDEKGNAFLQKGGKIVWSSDTGGKGVSSMELKDTGNLVLIGSNDSEVIWQSFDDPTDTLLPMQEFHKGMKLVSEPDSNNFTYVLEIGTSGDVTLSAVLQTLQPMPYWSMQSDSRRIVNRGGNEVASATIVANSWRFYDKNKSLLWEFVFKDNEAVNDTWTAVLGSDGIITFYSLQNQGLDGVAPRRIPEYSCSTPEPCDPYNLCTGDRKCSCPSVLSSRPNCKPGFASPCNSKGAIELVKADDGLNYFALGFLPPFSRTDLIGCKTSCSENCSCLAMFFQESSRSCFLLDWIGSFEKSDKDTGFVSYIKVSRDGGTDKGDGGNSNKQTVIVVIIVVLTLLVISGMIFLGLRYYKKSEHSAETPQENSDGDTFLENLTGMPIRSGYNDLEIATNNFSEKLGQGGFGSVYKGVLPNGTELAVKKLEGIGQGKREFRAEVSIIGSIHHHHLVRLKGFCAEGTHRLLAYEYMANGSLDKWIFNKNNAEFSLDWDTRFNIALGTAKGLAYLHEDCDSKIVHCDIKPENVLLDENFNAKVSDFGLAKLMTREQSHVFTTLRGTRGYLAPEWITNYAISEKSDVYSYGMVLLEIIGGRKNYDPAESSEKSYFPYFTFKMMEEGKLRDIVDSELKAYEDDERVDIAIKVALWCIQEDMNLRPSMSKVVQMLEGLCTVPKPPSRFSPLGSNIHSIPFSMSTSEAGTSSSAPSDTNTEAFLRGVQLSGPR